One segment of Streptomyces sp. NBC_01463 DNA contains the following:
- a CDS encoding response regulator transcription factor: protein MIRVLLADDQTLVRAAFAMLVGSAPDMEVVGEAATGLEAVALARTARADLVVMDIRMPELDGIEATRRIAADEDLAGVKVLVLTTYDTDDHIVDALRAGASGFLVKDTRPADLLAAIRTVAAGDALLSPGPTARLIARVLSAPQPPTGTGPGGPGMLSDRERQVLALVARGLNNTEIAETLGLSPLTAKTHVSRIMGKLGARDRAQLVIVAYESGLVVPAGGGADRN from the coding sequence ATGATCCGCGTCCTGCTCGCCGACGACCAGACCCTCGTCCGGGCGGCGTTCGCGATGCTCGTCGGCTCCGCGCCGGACATGGAGGTCGTCGGCGAGGCCGCCACCGGCCTCGAAGCCGTCGCGCTCGCCCGCACCGCCCGCGCCGACCTCGTCGTGATGGACATCCGGATGCCCGAGCTCGACGGCATCGAGGCGACCCGCCGCATCGCCGCCGACGAGGACCTGGCCGGCGTGAAGGTCCTCGTCCTGACCACGTACGACACCGACGACCACATCGTCGACGCCCTGCGCGCCGGCGCCTCCGGCTTCCTGGTCAAGGACACCAGGCCCGCCGATCTGCTCGCCGCGATCAGGACGGTGGCCGCGGGCGATGCCCTGCTCTCGCCCGGCCCGACCGCCCGGCTGATCGCCCGGGTCCTCAGCGCCCCGCAGCCCCCGACCGGCACCGGCCCCGGCGGACCCGGGATGCTCTCCGACCGCGAACGCCAGGTCCTCGCCCTCGTCGCACGCGGCCTCAACAACACCGAGATCGCCGAGACCCTCGGCCTCAGCCCGCTCACCGCCAAGACCCACGTCAGCCGGATCATGGGCAAACTGGGCGCCCGCGACCGGGCCCAGCTGGTGATCGTCGCCTACGAATCCGGTCTCGTCGTGCCCGCGGGAGGCGGCGCGGACCGGAACTGA
- the recO gene encoding DNA repair protein RecO, translating into MSLFRDDGVVLRTQKLGEADRIITILTRGHGRVRAVARGVRRTKSKFGARLEPFSHVDVQFFARGSELVGRGLPLCTQSETIAPYGGGIVTDYGRYTAGTAMLETAERFTDHEGEPAVQQYLLLVGGLRTLARGEHEPHLILDAFLLRSLAVNGYAPSFDDCARCGMPGPNRFFSVAAGGVICGDCRVPGSVVPSAEAVTLLSALLSGDWETADACEARHVREGSGLVSAYLHWHLERGLRSLRYVEK; encoded by the coding sequence ATGAGCTTGTTCCGGGACGACGGCGTGGTGCTCCGCACGCAGAAGCTGGGCGAGGCCGACCGGATCATCACGATCCTGACCCGCGGCCACGGCCGGGTACGGGCCGTCGCGCGCGGCGTGCGGCGCACGAAGTCGAAGTTCGGGGCCCGGCTGGAGCCGTTCTCCCACGTGGACGTGCAGTTCTTCGCCCGCGGCAGCGAACTGGTCGGGCGCGGACTTCCACTCTGCACCCAGAGCGAGACGATCGCCCCGTACGGCGGCGGCATCGTCACCGACTACGGGCGCTACACCGCGGGCACCGCGATGCTGGAGACCGCCGAACGCTTCACCGACCACGAGGGCGAGCCCGCCGTCCAGCAGTACCTGCTGCTGGTGGGCGGCCTGCGCACACTGGCCCGCGGGGAGCACGAACCACACCTCATCCTGGACGCCTTCCTGCTGCGCTCCCTCGCCGTCAACGGCTACGCCCCCAGCTTCGACGACTGCGCCCGGTGCGGAATGCCCGGTCCGAACCGGTTCTTCTCCGTCGCGGCGGGCGGCGTCATATGCGGCGACTGCCGGGTACCCGGCAGCGTCGTACCCTCGGCTGAGGCCGTCACCCTGCTGAGCGCCCTGCTCAGCGGCGACTGGGAGACGGCGGACGCGTGCGAGGCGCGTCATGTCAGGGAGGGCAGCGGGCTGGTGTCCGCCTATCTGCACTGGCATCTGGAGCGCGGCCTGCGTTCGCTGCGGTACGTGGAAAAGTGA
- a CDS encoding isoprenyl transferase, with amino-acid sequence MAVRGILGGRNRRDHKTPEPHPSGAVPPKIPGELVPKHVAVVMDGNGRWAKERGLPRTEGHKVGEAVVMDVLKGCIEMGVKNLSLYAFSTENWKRSPDEVKFLMNFNRDVIRRRRDEMDELGIRIRWVGRMPKLWKSVVQELQVAQEQTKDNDKMTLYFCVNYGGRAEIADAAQRIAQDVAAGRLDPSKVNEKTFAKYIYYPDMPDVDLFVRPSGEQRTSNYLIWQSAYAEMVFQDVLWPDFDRRDLWRACLEFAQRDRRFGGAEEAAAAGN; translated from the coding sequence ATGGCAGTACGCGGAATCCTCGGCGGCCGTAACCGGCGCGACCACAAGACCCCGGAGCCGCACCCGTCCGGTGCGGTGCCTCCGAAGATCCCCGGTGAGCTGGTGCCCAAGCACGTCGCCGTGGTGATGGACGGCAACGGCCGCTGGGCCAAGGAGCGCGGCCTGCCGCGCACCGAGGGCCACAAGGTCGGCGAGGCCGTCGTCATGGACGTGCTCAAGGGCTGCATCGAGATGGGCGTCAAGAACCTCTCGCTGTACGCGTTCTCCACCGAGAACTGGAAGCGGTCCCCGGACGAGGTGAAGTTCCTCATGAACTTCAACCGCGACGTCATCCGCCGCCGCCGCGACGAGATGGACGAACTCGGCATCCGGATCCGCTGGGTCGGCCGCATGCCGAAGCTGTGGAAGTCCGTCGTCCAGGAGCTCCAGGTCGCCCAGGAGCAGACCAAGGACAACGACAAGATGACGCTGTACTTCTGCGTCAACTACGGCGGCCGGGCCGAGATCGCGGACGCGGCGCAGCGGATCGCCCAGGACGTCGCGGCCGGCAGGCTCGACCCGTCGAAGGTCAACGAGAAGACGTTCGCGAAGTACATCTACTACCCGGACATGCCGGACGTCGACCTCTTCGTGCGCCCCAGCGGCGAACAGCGCACCTCGAACTACCTGATCTGGCAGAGCGCGTACGCCGAGATGGTCTTCCAGGACGTGCTGTGGCCGGACTTCGACCGCCGCGACCTGTGGCGCGCCTGTCTGGAGTTCGCCCAGCGCGACCGGCGGTTCGGCGGGGCCGAGGAAGCGGCGGCCGCCGGAAACTGA
- a CDS encoding transcriptional repressor, with the protein MATAPISGTNAAPVRGRSTRQRAAVAAALDEVDEFRSAQELHDVLKHRGDSVGLTTVYRTLQSLADAGEVDVLRTTEGESVYRRCSTGDHHHHLVCRMCGKAVEVEGPAVETWAETIAAQHGFVNVAHTVEVFGTCAECASPQE; encoded by the coding sequence GTGGCGACGGCGCCGATCAGTGGAACGAACGCGGCCCCGGTCCGCGGCCGGTCGACCCGCCAGCGGGCGGCCGTGGCCGCGGCGCTCGACGAGGTGGACGAGTTCCGCAGCGCCCAGGAGCTGCACGACGTGCTCAAGCACCGCGGTGACTCGGTCGGGCTGACCACGGTCTACCGCACCCTGCAGTCCCTCGCGGACGCGGGCGAGGTCGATGTGCTGCGCACCACCGAGGGCGAGTCCGTCTACCGGCGGTGTTCGACCGGTGACCACCACCACCATCTGGTGTGCCGGATGTGCGGCAAGGCCGTCGAGGTCGAGGGCCCGGCGGTGGAGACGTGGGCGGAGACCATCGCGGCGCAGCACGGTTTCGTGAACGTGGCGCACACGGTGGAGGTCTTCGGTACGTGCGCGGAGTGCGCGAGCCCGCAGGAGTGA
- a CDS encoding metal ABC transporter permease has product MEFLTPPFMQRALIAAVLVGVIAPAVGIYLVQRRQALMGDGIGHIAMTGVGLGFLLSTSPVWMATAVAVVGAVTMELIRWYGRTRGDIALAMLFYGGMAGGVLLINLSDTGSNANLTSYLFGSLSTVSSEDITAIALLAAFVLLVTVGLRRQLFAVSQDEEFARVTGLPVRVLNLLIAVTAAVTVTVAMRVVGLLLVSALMVVPVAAAQQITRSFKVTFVLSVVTGVAVTLAGTITSYYQDVPPGATIVLLAIGVFIALTLLAAPLARSRARRRETTDDRCTLEVPATRPAADDVRV; this is encoded by the coding sequence ATGGAATTCCTCACCCCTCCCTTCATGCAGCGGGCCCTGATCGCCGCCGTCCTGGTCGGCGTCATCGCCCCCGCCGTCGGCATCTACCTGGTGCAGCGCCGGCAGGCCCTGATGGGCGACGGCATCGGCCACATCGCGATGACCGGCGTCGGCCTCGGCTTCCTGCTCTCCACCAGCCCCGTCTGGATGGCCACCGCCGTCGCCGTCGTGGGCGCGGTCACCATGGAGCTGATCCGCTGGTACGGCCGCACCCGCGGTGACATCGCGCTGGCGATGCTCTTCTACGGCGGCATGGCGGGCGGTGTCCTGCTGATCAACCTCTCCGACACCGGCTCCAACGCCAACCTCACCTCGTACCTCTTCGGCTCGCTGTCCACGGTCTCCTCCGAGGACATCACCGCGATCGCGCTGCTGGCGGCGTTCGTGCTGCTGGTGACGGTGGGGCTGCGCAGGCAGCTGTTCGCCGTCAGCCAGGACGAGGAGTTCGCCCGGGTCACCGGGCTGCCGGTGCGCGTGCTCAACCTGCTGATCGCGGTCACCGCCGCGGTGACCGTCACCGTCGCGATGCGGGTCGTCGGGCTGCTGCTGGTCAGCGCCCTGATGGTGGTCCCGGTCGCCGCCGCGCAGCAGATCACCCGCTCGTTCAAGGTCACGTTCGTGCTCTCGGTCGTCACCGGGGTCGCGGTGACGCTGGCCGGCACCATCACGTCGTACTACCAGGACGTCCCGCCCGGCGCGACGATCGTGCTGCTCGCCATCGGGGTGTTCATCGCCCTGACGCTGCTCGCCGCCCCGCTGGCCAGGAGCCGTGCCCGCAGGCGCGAGACGACGGACGACCGGTGCACCCTTGAGGTACCGGCCACCCGCCCGGCGGCGGACGACGTCCGCGTCTGA
- a CDS encoding metal ABC transporter ATP-binding protein yields the protein MPEPQSTTPSTTPEPVIVVRDATATLGARPVLRGVDLTVRRGEVVALLGANGSGKSTAVRSVIGQVPLTGGTVELFGTPLRRFRDWARVGYVPQRTTAAGGVPATIREVVSSGRLSRTRLGLPRKADRAAVDRAIALVGLADRARDSVDALSGGQHQRVLIARALAAEPELLIMDEPMAGVDLASQEILAETLREQVAAGTTVLLVLHELGPLEPLIDRAIVLRDGCVMHDGPPPKALGQHALPGHDHVHPHAASEPVRTGLLS from the coding sequence ATGCCCGAGCCCCAGAGCACCACACCGAGCACCACGCCCGAACCCGTGATCGTCGTGCGCGACGCCACGGCCACCCTCGGCGCACGCCCCGTACTGCGCGGTGTCGACCTGACCGTGCGCCGCGGTGAGGTCGTCGCCCTGCTCGGTGCCAACGGTTCCGGCAAGTCGACCGCCGTCCGCTCGGTCATCGGCCAGGTCCCGCTCACCGGCGGCACCGTCGAGCTCTTCGGCACCCCCCTGCGCCGCTTCCGCGACTGGGCCCGGGTCGGTTACGTACCGCAGCGCACCACCGCGGCCGGCGGAGTGCCCGCCACGATCCGTGAGGTCGTCTCCTCCGGGCGGCTGTCCCGCACCCGGCTCGGCCTGCCCCGCAAGGCCGACCGGGCCGCCGTGGACCGCGCCATCGCGCTCGTCGGCCTCGCCGACCGCGCCAGGGACTCGGTGGACGCCCTCTCCGGCGGTCAGCACCAGCGCGTGCTGATCGCCCGCGCGCTCGCCGCCGAACCCGAACTGCTGATCATGGACGAGCCGATGGCCGGGGTCGACCTGGCCAGCCAGGAGATCCTCGCCGAGACCCTGCGCGAACAGGTCGCGGCCGGCACCACCGTGCTCCTCGTCCTGCACGAGCTCGGCCCGCTGGAGCCCCTGATCGACCGGGCGATCGTGCTGCGCGACGGCTGCGTCATGCACGACGGACCGCCTCCGAAGGCACTCGGACAGCACGCGCTGCCCGGCCACGACCACGTACACCCCCACGCGGCCTCCGAGCCCGTCCGGACGGGACTGCTGAGCTGA
- a CDS encoding metal ABC transporter substrate-binding protein encodes MNVRRLIPTAAVAGAVALGLTTLSACSTSDAADRKNGDKLNVVASFYPMQFLAEQIGGSHVSVSTLTKPGVEPHDLELSPREVGGLSDADYILYLKGLQPAVDDAIKLSESKHSVDAAELTTLEDHGAEVGGEEHAHEHEGEEPGADPHIWLDPVKYAQVAKGVGKSLEKTDPDHAADYRKNTAALVTRLDALDTAYEKGLKTTATRTFITTHSAFGYLAERYGLTQEGIAGIDPEAEPSPARISALHAIAQEKKVTTVFFETLASDKTAKTVARDTGLRTDVLDPLEGITGKSKGADYIEVMESNLAALQKALGAK; translated from the coding sequence ATGAACGTACGCCGCCTCATACCCACCGCAGCCGTCGCCGGAGCCGTCGCCCTCGGCCTCACCACCCTGTCCGCCTGCTCCACGTCCGACGCGGCCGACCGGAAGAACGGTGACAAGCTGAACGTGGTGGCGTCGTTCTACCCCATGCAGTTCCTGGCCGAGCAGATAGGCGGGAGCCACGTCTCCGTCTCCACGCTGACCAAGCCGGGTGTGGAGCCCCACGACCTGGAGCTGAGCCCGCGCGAGGTCGGCGGCCTGAGCGACGCGGACTACATCCTCTACCTCAAGGGCCTCCAGCCCGCCGTCGACGACGCGATCAAGCTCTCCGAGTCCAAGCACTCCGTCGACGCCGCGGAGCTCACCACGCTGGAGGACCACGGCGCCGAGGTCGGCGGCGAGGAGCACGCACACGAGCACGAGGGCGAGGAGCCCGGCGCCGACCCGCACATCTGGCTCGACCCGGTGAAGTACGCCCAGGTCGCCAAGGGGGTCGGGAAGTCGCTGGAGAAGACCGACCCGGACCACGCCGCGGACTACCGCAAGAACACCGCCGCCCTGGTCACCAGGCTCGACGCGCTCGACACCGCGTACGAGAAGGGGCTGAAGACCACCGCGACCAGGACGTTCATCACCACCCACTCCGCCTTCGGGTACCTCGCCGAGCGCTACGGCCTCACCCAGGAGGGCATCGCCGGCATCGACCCCGAGGCCGAGCCCAGCCCGGCCCGCATCAGCGCCCTGCACGCGATCGCCCAGGAGAAGAAGGTCACCACCGTCTTCTTCGAGACGCTCGCCAGCGACAAGACGGCGAAGACGGTCGCCCGGGACACCGGACTGAGGACGGACGTCCTGGACCCGCTGGAGGGAATCACCGGCAAGTCCAAGGGCGCTGACTACATCGAGGTCATGGAGTCCAACCTCGCCGCCCTCCAGAAGGCGCTCGGCGCGAAGTGA
- a CDS encoding glycine--tRNA ligase, translating to MAADKIDSIVSLSKRRGFVFPCSEIYGGQKAAWDYGPLGVELKENLKRQWWRYMVTSREDVVGLDSSVILAPEVWVASGHVATFSDPLTECTSCHKRYRADHLEEAYEEKHGKPPVNGLADLNCPNCGNKGTFTEPKQFSGLLSTHLGPTQDSGSVAYLRPETAQGIFTNFAQVQTASRKKPPFGIAQMGKSFRNEITPGNFIFRTREFEQMEMEFFVKPGEDEQWQEYWMEQRWNWYTGLGLREENMRWFEHPAEKLSHYSKRTADIEYRFRFGGSEWGELEGVANRTDYDLKAHSKASGTDLQFYDQEAGERWTPYVIEPAAGVGRSMLAFLLDAYIEDEAPNAKGVMEKRTVMRLDPRLAPVKVAVLPLSRNPQLSPKAKGLAADLRQNWNIEFDDAGAIGRRYRRQDEIGTPFCVTVDFDTLDDNAVTVRERDTMKQERVSLDQIQAYLGARLLGC from the coding sequence GTGGCCGCCGACAAGATCGACTCCATCGTCAGCCTGAGCAAGCGCCGTGGCTTCGTTTTCCCCTGTAGCGAGATCTACGGTGGTCAGAAGGCCGCCTGGGACTACGGACCGCTGGGCGTTGAGCTCAAGGAGAACCTCAAGCGTCAGTGGTGGCGCTACATGGTCACTTCGCGCGAGGACGTGGTCGGACTCGACTCGTCGGTCATCCTGGCCCCCGAGGTGTGGGTGGCCTCCGGTCACGTCGCCACGTTCTCCGACCCGCTGACCGAGTGCACCTCCTGTCACAAGCGCTACCGCGCGGACCACCTGGAGGAGGCGTACGAGGAGAAGCACGGCAAGCCGCCGGTCAACGGCCTCGCCGACCTCAACTGCCCCAACTGCGGCAACAAGGGCACCTTCACCGAGCCCAAGCAGTTCTCCGGCCTGCTCTCCACGCACCTCGGCCCGACCCAGGACTCCGGTTCGGTCGCCTACCTGCGCCCCGAGACCGCTCAGGGCATCTTCACCAACTTCGCCCAGGTGCAGACCGCTTCGCGCAAGAAGCCGCCGTTCGGCATCGCCCAGATGGGCAAGTCCTTCCGGAACGAGATCACTCCGGGCAACTTCATCTTCCGCACGCGCGAGTTCGAGCAGATGGAGATGGAGTTCTTCGTCAAGCCGGGCGAGGACGAGCAGTGGCAGGAGTACTGGATGGAGCAGCGCTGGAACTGGTACACCGGTCTCGGCCTGCGCGAGGAGAACATGCGGTGGTTCGAGCACCCCGCGGAGAAGCTCTCCCACTACTCCAAGCGCACCGCTGACATCGAGTACCGCTTCCGCTTCGGCGGCAGCGAGTGGGGCGAGCTGGAGGGCGTCGCCAACCGCACGGACTACGACCTGAAGGCGCACTCCAAGGCCTCGGGCACCGACCTCCAGTTCTACGACCAGGAGGCCGGCGAGCGCTGGACCCCCTACGTCATCGAGCCGGCGGCCGGTGTCGGCCGCTCCATGCTGGCCTTCCTGCTGGACGCCTACATCGAGGACGAGGCGCCCAACGCCAAGGGCGTCATGGAGAAGCGCACCGTGATGCGCCTCGACCCGCGCCTGGCGCCGGTCAAGGTCGCGGTCCTGCCGCTGTCCCGCAACCCGCAGCTCTCGCCGAAGGCCAAGGGCCTCGCGGCCGACCTGCGGCAGAACTGGAACATCGAGTTCGACGACGCGGGCGCCATCGGCCGCCGCTACCGTCGCCAGGACGAGATCGGTACGCCGTTCTGCGTCACCGTCGACTTCGACACCCTCGACGACAACGCGGTGACCGTGCGCGAGCGCGACACCATGAAGCAGGAGCGCGTCTCGCTGGACCAGATCCAGGCGTACCTCGGCGCCCGCCTGCTCGGCTGCTGA
- a CDS encoding TetR family transcriptional regulator, with translation MTPPPTDPLTPERILEATEDVLRRYGPAKATVVDVARALGVSHGSVYRHFRTKAALREAVTGRWLTRTEQELTEILHASAQTSPAKLRQWLETLFEAKRHKAGGDPELFATYEVLVGESSIVEAHIRELVGQLREIIEEGVQEGEFAVDDPAAAAQAVFDATARFHDPAYAAEWRKPAIVAEFTAVSDLLLRGLRA, from the coding sequence ATGACGCCGCCGCCGACCGACCCGCTGACCCCCGAGCGCATCCTCGAAGCCACCGAGGACGTGCTGCGTCGCTACGGGCCCGCGAAGGCGACCGTGGTCGATGTGGCCAGGGCGCTCGGCGTCAGCCACGGCAGCGTCTACCGCCACTTCCGCACCAAGGCCGCCCTGCGCGAGGCCGTGACCGGCCGCTGGCTGACCCGCACGGAGCAGGAGCTCACCGAGATCCTGCACGCCTCCGCCCAGACCTCGCCGGCGAAGCTCCGGCAGTGGCTGGAGACGCTGTTCGAGGCCAAGCGGCACAAGGCGGGAGGCGATCCCGAGCTGTTCGCCACGTACGAGGTGCTGGTGGGCGAGAGCTCCATCGTCGAGGCCCACATCCGCGAACTGGTGGGCCAGTTGCGGGAGATCATCGAAGAAGGCGTCCAGGAAGGAGAGTTCGCCGTGGACGACCCCGCGGCGGCCGCCCAGGCGGTCTTCGACGCGACGGCACGCTTCCACGACCCGGCGTACGCCGCGGAGTGGCGGAAGCCCGCCATCGTCGCCGAGTTCACCGCCGTCTCGGACCTGTTGCTGCGCGGCCTGCGGGCCTGA
- a CDS encoding aldo/keto reductase has translation MTALHTRTLGSTGPQVSALGLGCMGMSALYGESDRSESIATIHAALDAGITLLDTGDFYGMGHNELLINEALRTAPAAAREQALTSVKFGALRTVEGGFTGYDGRPAAVKNFAAYSLQRLGLDHIDIYRIARIDPDVPIEETVGAIAELVEAGHVRHIGLSEVGAETIRRAAAVAPVSDLQIEYSLISRSIEAEILPACRELGIGVTAYGVLSRGLISGHFSRDRQLAPGDFRSMSPRFQEENLQHNLDLVEALRKISEQKGATVAQTAIAWVLARGTDIVPLVGARRRDRLTEALGALDVRLDTADLAAIEEAVPAGAAAGNRYPDSQMAHLDSER, from the coding sequence ATGACCGCCCTCCACACCCGCACCCTCGGCTCCACCGGCCCGCAGGTCTCCGCGCTCGGCCTCGGCTGCATGGGCATGTCCGCGCTGTACGGCGAGAGCGACCGCTCCGAGTCGATCGCCACCATCCACGCCGCGCTCGACGCGGGCATCACCCTGCTGGACACCGGCGACTTCTACGGCATGGGCCACAACGAGCTGCTGATCAACGAGGCCCTGCGCACCGCGCCCGCCGCCGCCCGCGAACAGGCGCTGACCAGCGTGAAGTTCGGCGCGCTGCGGACCGTCGAAGGCGGCTTCACCGGCTACGACGGCCGCCCGGCGGCGGTGAAGAACTTCGCGGCCTACTCGCTCCAGCGGCTGGGCCTCGACCACATCGACATCTACCGGATCGCCCGGATCGACCCCGACGTCCCGATCGAGGAGACCGTCGGCGCCATCGCGGAACTGGTCGAGGCGGGACACGTCCGCCACATCGGCCTCTCCGAGGTCGGCGCGGAGACGATCCGCCGGGCGGCCGCCGTCGCACCGGTCTCCGACCTCCAGATCGAGTACTCGCTGATCTCCCGGTCCATCGAGGCGGAGATCCTGCCCGCCTGCCGCGAGCTCGGTATCGGCGTCACGGCCTACGGGGTGCTCTCGCGGGGTCTGATCAGCGGCCACTTCTCCCGCGACCGCCAACTGGCACCGGGCGACTTCCGGTCCATGAGCCCGCGCTTCCAGGAGGAGAACCTCCAGCACAACCTCGACCTCGTCGAGGCGCTGCGCAAGATCTCCGAGCAGAAGGGAGCCACGGTCGCGCAGACCGCCATCGCCTGGGTCCTCGCCCGGGGCACGGACATCGTGCCGCTGGTCGGCGCCCGCCGCCGCGACCGGCTCACCGAGGCCCTCGGCGCACTGGACGTCCGGCTGGACACGGCCGATCTCGCGGCGATCGAGGAGGCCGTCCCGGCCGGCGCGGCCGCGGGCAACCGCTACCCGGACAGCCAGATGGCCCACCTGGACAGCGAGCGCTGA
- a CDS encoding DUF6243 family protein, with amino-acid sequence MAKSRNNLLGVGGQRRKLTRAEQQGAPAGRDTDRKSAAEQKQELLRKMRERATGTEASDAADAADATAAPEQDAPAQS; translated from the coding sequence GTGGCCAAGAGCCGTAACAACCTTCTCGGCGTCGGCGGACAGCGCAGGAAGCTGACCCGCGCCGAACAGCAGGGTGCCCCCGCCGGACGCGACACCGACCGCAAGTCGGCCGCCGAGCAGAAGCAGGAGCTGCTGCGCAAGATGCGCGAGCGTGCCACCGGCACCGAGGCGTCGGACGCCGCAGATGCCGCGGACGCCACGGCTGCCCCGGAGCAGGACGCCCCGGCGCAGAGCTGA
- a CDS encoding MFS transporter, producing MSESSVRPKTSAATAPVVRHDHPAPVLGALGLFTVLLGAALPLIDFFIVNVALPTIDHDLAAGPALLELVVAGYGLSYAVLLVLGGRLGDMAGRRRLFLLGIAAFGLTSLACGLAPDAWTLVGARVAQGASAALMLPQVLATIQAATSGHRRARAMSLYGATAGLSMVAGQILGGVLVAAAPLSSVFGESAGWRSVFLVNVPVAAVGLVLAARAVPETRSERPAPVDVPGTLLLAASLVTLLAPLTEGRAAGWPLWTWVSLALFPFAAAAFYRVERRADRRGLIPLIPPSLLRLDSLRRGLALVVPFSIGFGGFMFVIAVALQQGLKLGPAASGLSMAPMAVAFFAASLAGPRLVRRFGSRVVTAGGLIQAAGIVVLALTVWHGWSGLGLPGLIPGMAIAGLGQGLQLPVLFRIVLSDVPPERAGVGGGVMTTTQQAALALGVATLGSLFLALAPGSGMRDALIVTLLVQLAAVALTTLLSLRLPRTVG from the coding sequence GTGAGTGAATCCTCTGTACGCCCGAAGACATCCGCCGCCACCGCCCCGGTGGTGCGGCACGACCACCCGGCGCCGGTGCTCGGCGCGCTGGGTCTGTTCACCGTGCTGCTGGGCGCCGCCCTTCCGCTGATCGACTTCTTCATCGTCAACGTCGCCCTGCCCACCATCGACCACGACCTCGCGGCGGGCCCCGCCCTGCTGGAACTGGTCGTCGCGGGCTACGGCCTCTCCTACGCCGTCCTGCTCGTCCTCGGCGGCCGGCTCGGCGACATGGCCGGCCGGCGCCGGCTCTTCCTGCTGGGCATCGCCGCGTTCGGGCTCACCTCCCTGGCCTGCGGACTGGCGCCCGACGCCTGGACGCTGGTCGGGGCACGCGTGGCCCAGGGCGCGTCGGCGGCCCTGATGCTGCCGCAGGTGCTCGCCACCATCCAGGCCGCCACCTCGGGACACCGACGGGCCAGGGCGATGAGCCTGTACGGGGCCACGGCCGGTCTCTCCATGGTCGCGGGCCAGATCCTGGGCGGGGTCCTGGTCGCCGCCGCACCGCTGTCGTCGGTGTTCGGCGAGAGCGCGGGCTGGCGCTCGGTGTTCCTGGTCAACGTCCCGGTGGCGGCCGTCGGACTGGTCCTGGCGGCCCGTGCGGTGCCGGAGACCCGTTCGGAGCGGCCGGCGCCCGTCGACGTACCGGGCACGCTGCTGCTCGCCGCGTCGCTCGTGACCCTGCTGGCCCCGCTCACCGAGGGGCGGGCGGCGGGCTGGCCGCTGTGGACGTGGGTGTCGCTGGCGCTGTTCCCGTTCGCCGCGGCCGCGTTCTACCGGGTGGAGCGGCGGGCGGACCGGCGCGGACTGATCCCGCTGATCCCGCCGAGCCTGCTGCGGCTGGACTCGCTGCGGCGCGGGCTGGCGCTGGTGGTGCCGTTCTCGATCGGCTTCGGCGGCTTCATGTTCGTCATCGCGGTGGCGCTCCAGCAGGGGCTGAAGCTGGGCCCGGCGGCGTCGGGCCTGTCGATGGCCCCGATGGCGGTGGCCTTCTTCGCGGCCTCGCTGGCCGGTCCGCGGCTGGTGCGGCGCTTCGGCAGCCGGGTGGTGACGGCGGGCGGCCTGATCCAGGCGGCCGGCATCGTCGTGCTCGCCCTCACGGTGTGGCACGGCTGGTCGGGCCTGGGGCTGCCGGGCCTGATCCCGGGGATGGCGATCGCCGGCCTGGGTCAGGGGCTGCAGCTGCCCGTCCTGTTCCGCATCGTCCTGTCCGACGTACCGCCGGAGCGCGCCGGGGTGGGCGGCGGGGTCATGACGACGACCCAGCAGGCGGCGCTGGCCCTGGGCGTGGCGACGCTCGGCTCGCTGTTCCTGGCCCTGGCACCGGGCTCGGGCATGCGGGACGCGCTGATCGTGACGCTGCTGGTGCAGCTGGCGGCGGTGGCGCTGACGACCCTGCTGAGCCTGCGGCTGCCGCGCACGGTGGGGTGA